From one Lycium ferocissimum isolate CSIRO_LF1 chromosome 5, AGI_CSIRO_Lferr_CH_V1, whole genome shotgun sequence genomic stretch:
- the LOC132057402 gene encoding protein MIS12 homolog isoform X1 produces the protein MEGSESEKVFDLLNLNPQLFINETLNCVDDLVDDAFDFFHKEAANLVKTEGTDRSDDLKKGVASIKNIIQLNLDKRLSMWEKYSLHHCFMVPQGFSLPKADGPSGDSSVDINGVENPELDSKLDFLRNKLSQVGKESAALNRELRELERQSMLSGRSAASLAEALELYQQQSVNEKFEELVRTASDFRTKVEVLTTRMEDTEHPRAKKSRISNGELYRLNNDEGLLSATVEELQELVDDIKTLRD, from the exons atggaaggcAGCGAGAGCGAAAAGGTTTTCGATTTATTGAACCTAAATCCCCAACTTTTCATCAACGAGACCCTAAATTGTGTGGATGATTTAGTTGATGACGCTTTTGATTTCTTCCACAA AGAGGCAGCAAATCTTGTAAAAACCGAGGGCACAGATCGATCCGACGATCTGAAAAAG GGTGTGGCTAGCATTAAGAACATAATCCAATTGAATCTGGATAAGCGGTTGAGTATGTGGGAGAAGTACTCTTTGCACCATTGTTTTATGGTTCCACAAGGGTTCTCTTTGCCTAAAGCT GATGGACCATCTGGTGACTCTTCAGTTGATATTAATGGTGTGGAGAATCCTGAACTAGACTCAAAGTTGGATTTCTTAAGGAACAAGCTTTCTCAG GTGGGAAAAGAGTCTGCTGCCCTCAACAGAGAACTACGAGAATTGGAAAGGCAGTCCATGCTAAGTGGTCGCTCTGCTGCCTCTCTTGCTGAAGCATTAGAGTTGTATCAGCAACAGTCTGTGAATGAGAAGTTTGAAG AATTGGTACGAACTGCATCAGATTTTCGAACCAAAGTGGAGGTGCTGACAACCAGAATGGAGGACACTGAGCACCCACGAGCAAAGAAAAGTCGCATTTCAAATGGTGAACTGTATAGATTGAATAATGATGAAG GCCTACTGAGTGCGACAGTGGAGGAACTTCAAGAACTTGTGGATGATATAAAGACTCTTCGTGACTAA
- the LOC132057402 gene encoding protein MIS12 homolog isoform X2 produces MEGSESEKVFDLLNLNPQLFINETLNCVDDLVDDAFDFFHKEAANLVKTEGTDRSDDLKKDGPSGDSSVDINGVENPELDSKLDFLRNKLSQVGKESAALNRELRELERQSMLSGRSAASLAEALELYQQQSVNEKFEELVRTASDFRTKVEVLTTRMEDTEHPRAKKSRISNGELYRLNNDEGLLSATVEELQELVDDIKTLRD; encoded by the exons atggaaggcAGCGAGAGCGAAAAGGTTTTCGATTTATTGAACCTAAATCCCCAACTTTTCATCAACGAGACCCTAAATTGTGTGGATGATTTAGTTGATGACGCTTTTGATTTCTTCCACAA AGAGGCAGCAAATCTTGTAAAAACCGAGGGCACAGATCGATCCGACGATCTGAAAAAG GATGGACCATCTGGTGACTCTTCAGTTGATATTAATGGTGTGGAGAATCCTGAACTAGACTCAAAGTTGGATTTCTTAAGGAACAAGCTTTCTCAG GTGGGAAAAGAGTCTGCTGCCCTCAACAGAGAACTACGAGAATTGGAAAGGCAGTCCATGCTAAGTGGTCGCTCTGCTGCCTCTCTTGCTGAAGCATTAGAGTTGTATCAGCAACAGTCTGTGAATGAGAAGTTTGAAG AATTGGTACGAACTGCATCAGATTTTCGAACCAAAGTGGAGGTGCTGACAACCAGAATGGAGGACACTGAGCACCCACGAGCAAAGAAAAGTCGCATTTCAAATGGTGAACTGTATAGATTGAATAATGATGAAG GCCTACTGAGTGCGACAGTGGAGGAACTTCAAGAACTTGTGGATGATATAAAGACTCTTCGTGACTAA
- the LOC132057403 gene encoding protein STRICTOSIDINE SYNTHASE-LIKE 11-like isoform X2, with protein sequence MKMVSITKTIFLLQIWILVNVSPYQLVHCKFSRLELPFRTFGPDSTAFDAKGDGPYTGVGDGRVLKYQGPNIGFTEFAITSPNRIKARCDGTNDPISQRMCGRPYGLGFYFKTGDLYITDAYYGLLVVRPSGGQATQLVTGFDGKPFGFLDSLDIDQEKGIVYFIDSGAIFKTSNRTKIVESRDTSGRLFKYDIGTKQVTLLLSGLSGPVGVALSKDSSNVLITEYIAQRIRRFWLKGAKANSSDVFTNVEGIPDNIKRTVLGDFWVAISNTKQHTTFSIGQRINQFGKVMETRNFTDQYNTPNGITEVQEHNGRLYVGCLDQNFIGVFRV encoded by the exons ATGAAAATGGTCTCGATTACAAAAACCATATTCCTTCTCCAGATTTGGATATTGGTAAATGTCTCACCATACCAGCTTGTTCATTGCAAATTTTCACGACTCGAACTTCCATTTCGAACCTTTGGCCCTGACTCTACTGCTTTCGACGCAAAAGGTGACGGACCTTACACTGGTGTTGGAGATGGCAGAGTACTCAAATATCAAGGTCCAAATATTGGCTTCACTGAATTTGCTATTACATCACCAAATAG GATCAAGGCAAGATGTGATGGCACAAATGACCCTATATCACAACGAATGTGTGGAAGACCTTATGGCCTTGGATTTTACTTCAAAACTGGTGACCTCTATATAACTGATGCATATTATGGCCTCTTGGTGGTTAGACCAAGCGGAGGACAAGCTACCCAACTTGTTACTGGCTTTGACGGCAAGCCTTTTGGCTTTCTCGACTCATTAGACATCGACCAGGAAAAGGGAATCGTTTATTTCATAGATTCAGGAGCCATATTCAAAACTAG TAACAGGACTAAAATAGTTGAAAGCAGAGATACATCAGGGAGATTGTTCAAGTATGACATTGGAACAAAACAGGTCACATTATTGCTAAGTGGACTTTCAGGGCCAGTTGGGGTGGCACTCAGCAAAGATAGTTCAAATGTCTTGATCACAGAATATATTGCGCAAAGAATTCGGAGGTTTTGGCTTAAAGGTGCAAAAGCAAATTCATCAGATGTTTTCACAAATGTAGAAGGAATTCCAGATAACATTAAGAGGACTGTGTTGGGAGACTTTTGGGTGGCTATATCCAACACGAAACAACATACTACATTTTCGATAGGACAAAGGATCAATCAATTCGGAAAAGTCATGGAAACACGTAATTTCACAGATCAATATAATACTCCTAATGGGATTACTGAGGTTCAAGAACATAATGGCAGGCTTTATGTTGGGTGTTTAGACCAGAACTTCATTGGTGTTTTTCGAGTTTGA
- the LOC132057403 gene encoding protein STRICTOSIDINE SYNTHASE-LIKE 12-like isoform X1: MKMVSITKTIFLLQIWILVNVSPYQLVHCKFSRLELPFRTFGPDSTAFDAKGDGPYTGVGDGRVLKYQGPNIGFTEFAITSPNRIKARCDGTNDPISQRMCGRPYGLGFYFKTGDLYITDAYYGLLVVRPSGGQATQLVTGFDGKPFGFLDSLDIDQEKGIVYFIDSGAIFKTRLLFALSGDTTGRLYKYDIRTKKVTLLLTGLSGPAGVALSKDNSYLLITESIGRRIRRFWLKGAQANSSDVFINVDGNPDNIKMTASGDFWVAIVSINKQLIPPISSIGQRINQFGEVEETRDFTDLFKSPTGITEVHEYKGKLYIGSLVHNFVGLSSPT; encoded by the exons ATGAAAATGGTCTCGATTACAAAAACCATATTCCTTCTCCAGATTTGGATATTGGTAAATGTCTCACCATACCAGCTTGTTCATTGCAAATTTTCACGACTCGAACTTCCATTTCGAACCTTTGGCCCTGACTCTACTGCTTTCGACGCAAAAGGTGACGGACCTTACACTGGTGTTGGAGATGGCAGAGTACTCAAATATCAAGGTCCAAATATTGGCTTCACTGAATTTGCTATTACATCACCAAATAG GATCAAGGCAAGATGTGATGGCACAAATGACCCTATATCACAACGAATGTGTGGAAGACCTTATGGCCTTGGATTTTACTTCAAAACTGGTGACCTCTATATAACTGATGCATATTATGGCCTCTTGGTGGTTAGACCAAGCGGAGGACAAGCTACCCAACTTGTTACTGGCTTTGACGGCAAGCCTTTTGGCTTTCTCGACTCATTAGACATCGACCAGGAAAAGGGAATCGTTTATTTCATAGATTCAGGAGCCATATTCAAAACTAG GCTTCTATTTGCTCTAAGCGGAGATACAACAGGGAGATTATATAAGTATGATATAAGAACAAAAAAGGTCACATTATTGCTAACTGGACTATCAGGGCCAGCAGGGGTGGCACTCAGCAAAGATAATTCATATTTATTAATCACAGAATCTATTGGTCGAAGAATTCGAAGGTTTTGGCTCAAAGGTGCACAAGCAAATTCATCTGATGTTTTCATAAACGTTGATGGAAATCCAGATAACATAAAGATGACTGCATCAGGAGACTTTTGGGTGGCTATTGTCAGCATCAATAAACAACTGATTCCGCCCATATCGTCGATAGGACAAAGGATAAATCAGTTCGGAGAAGTCGAGGAAACGCGTGATTTCACAGATTTATTTAAGAGTCCTACTGGGATAACTGAAGTTCATGAATATAAAGGCAAACTTTACATTGGGTCTTTAGTCCATAATTTCGTTGGTCTGTCTAGTCCAACATAA